Proteins encoded within one genomic window of Raineyella fluvialis:
- a CDS encoding APC family permease has protein sequence MTIANLPDSVSAMPMAVADVDERALLKTMRWYDGFVMALSNPGFIIASLGYTTGQVGALGALAVWLGSMVIAVLQNKIYTEPATMFPEHSGGIAMYAFEGWRSRFSLAGPMSAIGYWAGWSSVLAIFGLTSGGLIQAQWFPEATWSIDAGIHLDLPRLIAVGLILGIWAINALGAKPVKIMGYLTGALLFVPLVLFTLVPFFLSDFHWSNLSWGLTGANGSLWGGIQLALVWLYLNAWSAYGIEVCATFAPEYHDTEKDTHKALIRAAMFCLGVYAMMPVALGGAVTQQQMADAPLGFYAQLLQREIGGFWSNVVVIFMIGSFLLGMNAASAGGARTLYGMSRSGMTIRWLGHVSRHNVPNRGMYVDVVANIAAVLLLPTTVAVLAASNMGYVLCHVFALSAVVLLRRDRPGAPRPLQLSTPWVALAGVLAVFNLVILVVGATSFSVTGYGGVPELLIGIGLLVLGSLLYVYRRVVEDKQPFRLRDRDATPAVAEAEESLVLAEV, from the coding sequence ATGACCATTGCCAACCTGCCCGACTCCGTGTCTGCGATGCCGATGGCCGTCGCCGACGTGGACGAGCGGGCCCTGCTCAAGACCATGCGCTGGTACGACGGATTCGTCATGGCGCTCTCCAACCCGGGCTTCATCATCGCCAGTCTCGGCTACACGACCGGCCAGGTCGGCGCCCTCGGCGCCCTCGCGGTGTGGCTGGGATCGATGGTGATCGCCGTGCTGCAGAACAAGATCTACACCGAGCCCGCGACGATGTTCCCCGAGCACTCCGGCGGCATCGCCATGTACGCCTTCGAGGGCTGGCGTTCCCGCTTCAGCCTGGCCGGCCCGATGTCGGCGATCGGCTACTGGGCCGGCTGGTCCTCGGTGCTAGCCATCTTCGGCCTCACCTCCGGTGGCCTGATCCAGGCCCAGTGGTTCCCCGAGGCGACCTGGAGCATCGACGCCGGCATCCATCTCGATCTGCCCCGACTGATCGCCGTCGGACTGATCCTCGGGATCTGGGCCATCAATGCCCTCGGGGCCAAGCCGGTCAAGATCATGGGCTACCTCACCGGCGCCCTGCTCTTCGTCCCGCTCGTGCTCTTCACCCTCGTCCCGTTCTTCCTGTCCGACTTCCACTGGTCGAACCTCAGCTGGGGGCTCACCGGCGCCAACGGCTCGCTCTGGGGCGGCATCCAGCTCGCCCTCGTCTGGCTCTACCTGAACGCCTGGTCCGCGTACGGCATCGAGGTCTGTGCGACGTTCGCGCCGGAGTACCACGACACCGAGAAGGACACCCACAAGGCGCTGATCCGCGCGGCGATGTTCTGCCTCGGCGTGTACGCGATGATGCCCGTCGCCCTCGGCGGGGCGGTGACGCAGCAGCAGATGGCCGACGCACCGCTCGGCTTCTACGCCCAGCTCCTCCAGCGGGAGATCGGCGGCTTCTGGTCGAACGTGGTCGTGATCTTCATGATCGGCAGCTTCCTGCTCGGCATGAACGCGGCCAGCGCCGGCGGCGCCCGCACCCTCTACGGCATGTCGCGCAGCGGGATGACGATCCGGTGGCTCGGCCACGTCAGCCGGCACAACGTGCCCAACCGCGGCATGTACGTCGACGTCGTGGCCAATATCGCGGCGGTCCTGCTGCTGCCGACGACCGTGGCCGTGCTCGCGGCCAGCAACATGGGCTACGTGCTGTGCCACGTCTTCGCCCTCTCGGCGGTGGTGCTGCTGCGCAGGGACCGGCCCGGTGCCCCGCGCCCACTGCAGCTGTCGACCCCGTGGGTCGCGCTCGCCGGCGTCCTGGCGGTCTTCAACCTGGTGATCCTCGTCGTCGGCGCGACGTCGTTCTCGGTCACCGGTTACGGCGGTGTCCCCGAGCTGTTGATCGGGATCGGCCTACTGGTGCTCGGCAGCCTGCTGTACGTGTACCGGCGCGTCGTCGAGGACAAGCAGCCCTTCCGGCTGCGGGACCGGGACGCCACCCCGGCCGTGGCCGAGGCCGAGGAATCCCTCGTCCTGGCGGAGGTCTGA
- a CDS encoding dolichyl-phosphate-mannose--protein mannosyltransferase: MPSVRQGWLIVAVVSVVAFLLRLWHLGDPVRLVFDETYYAKDAWSVLHHGYELTWSDNANDLIVRGAVDQMGTAAEFVVHPPMGKLLIAVGEWMFGMTPSGWRFMAVVFGTLLISATMVLTRRLSRSNLVAAIAGILLTVDGLAFTMSRLALLDIFQATFLVAAVACLVRDRDAMRARLATHLETRGLADLDGSLGPLLWWRPWRAASGVLFGCSIATKWDSVYALAAFAILSLAWDIGARRLAGARNPLLRGALRDGIPAFLQLVPVALAAYLTTWIPWLATASGWDRQWAAEHPETALARHLPRALASLVAFHREIYQFHTGSYINHATHPYQSGPWGWLILMRPLGLDAVNDIAPGTDGCPPGTENCIRVMTTLGTPLLWWGAAAALVAAILLWIGLRDQRFSVPVVGALAMWLPWYQYTDRPLFYFYAICIVPFTVTALAMCLGRIIGPVQGGWRRRLGAIVAGLYVALVILNFAYFWPIYTDGILTWSQWWARMWFTSWV; this comes from the coding sequence ATGCCGTCCGTGCGCCAGGGATGGCTGATCGTGGCCGTGGTGTCCGTGGTGGCGTTCCTGCTGCGGCTGTGGCACCTGGGTGACCCGGTGCGCCTGGTGTTCGACGAGACCTACTACGCCAAGGACGCCTGGTCGGTGCTCCACCACGGCTACGAACTGACCTGGTCGGACAACGCGAACGACCTCATCGTCCGGGGAGCGGTCGACCAGATGGGCACCGCGGCCGAGTTCGTCGTGCATCCGCCGATGGGGAAGCTGCTCATCGCGGTCGGTGAGTGGATGTTCGGGATGACCCCGTCCGGTTGGCGGTTCATGGCCGTCGTGTTCGGCACGCTGCTGATCTCCGCCACCATGGTGCTCACCCGCCGCCTGTCCCGGTCGAACCTCGTCGCCGCCATTGCGGGGATCCTGCTCACCGTCGACGGACTGGCGTTCACGATGAGCCGGCTGGCATTGCTCGACATCTTCCAGGCCACGTTCCTGGTGGCGGCGGTCGCCTGCCTCGTCCGTGACCGGGACGCCATGCGGGCCCGGCTCGCCACCCACCTCGAGACCCGCGGACTGGCCGACCTGGACGGCTCCCTCGGCCCCCTGCTCTGGTGGCGACCGTGGCGGGCGGCGTCCGGAGTGCTGTTCGGCTGCTCGATCGCCACGAAGTGGGACTCTGTATACGCACTGGCGGCCTTCGCGATCCTCAGCCTGGCCTGGGACATCGGCGCCCGCCGGCTCGCCGGCGCCCGGAACCCCTTGCTGCGTGGCGCACTGCGCGACGGGATCCCGGCCTTCCTGCAGCTGGTCCCGGTCGCGCTCGCGGCCTACCTCACCACCTGGATCCCGTGGCTGGCAACGGCCAGTGGCTGGGACCGGCAGTGGGCGGCCGAGCATCCCGAGACGGCGCTGGCGCGACACCTGCCCCGGGCCCTCGCTTCGCTGGTGGCCTTCCATCGCGAGATCTACCAGTTCCACACCGGCTCCTACATCAACCACGCCACCCACCCCTACCAGTCGGGGCCCTGGGGATGGCTGATCCTGATGCGCCCCTTGGGCCTCGACGCGGTGAACGACATCGCCCCCGGCACCGACGGCTGCCCGCCCGGCACCGAGAACTGCATCCGGGTGATGACGACGCTCGGCACGCCACTGCTGTGGTGGGGCGCCGCCGCGGCGCTGGTGGCGGCGATCCTGTTGTGGATCGGCCTGCGCGACCAGCGCTTCTCGGTGCCCGTCGTGGGCGCGCTGGCGATGTGGCTGCCCTGGTACCAGTACACCGACCGGCCGCTGTTCTACTTCTACGCGATCTGCATCGTGCCCTTCACCGTCACCGCGCTGGCGATGTGCCTCGGCCGGATCATCGGTCCGGTGCAGGGCGGGTGGCGGCGCCGCCTGGGGGCGATCGTCGCCGGCCTCTACGTGGCGCTGGTGATCCTCAATTTCGCCTACTTCTGGCCGATCTACACCGACGGGATCCTGACCTGGTCCCAGTGGTGGGCCCGGATGTGGTTCACCAGTTGGGTCTGA
- the rsmI gene encoding 16S rRNA (cytidine(1402)-2'-O)-methyltransferase codes for MNTAGTPGEGLLVLAGAPIGDVDNVSPAFRQALSQAEVIAAEDTRRFLDLLRRMGLEVSGRVVSYFEGNEAFRTPGLLQELQEGRRVVVVTDAGMPSVSDPGYRLVRAAVEARIRVTAVPGPSAVLTALAVSGLPVDRFCFEGFLPRKTGERRRRFADLADERRTMVFFEAPHRLADFLTDAAAVLGAQRPAAVCRELTKTYEEVVRGPLTELASWAVEGARGEITVVIQGADAPVVDQAAAVAQVRALHEQGMRLKDAAKEVAARTGLGGNDLYRAALAADGDQ; via the coding sequence GTGAACACAGCGGGCACGCCCGGTGAAGGGCTCCTGGTGCTGGCCGGTGCCCCCATCGGGGACGTCGACAACGTCTCGCCCGCCTTCCGTCAGGCCTTGTCACAGGCCGAGGTGATCGCCGCCGAGGACACCCGGCGCTTCCTCGACCTGCTCCGGCGGATGGGGCTGGAGGTGTCCGGGCGCGTCGTTTCCTACTTCGAGGGCAACGAGGCGTTCCGTACGCCCGGGTTGTTGCAGGAACTGCAGGAGGGACGCCGGGTCGTCGTCGTCACCGATGCCGGTATGCCGTCGGTCTCCGACCCCGGTTACCGGCTGGTCCGCGCGGCGGTCGAGGCCCGTATCCGGGTGACCGCTGTGCCCGGGCCGTCGGCCGTCCTGACCGCCCTGGCGGTCTCCGGACTGCCGGTGGACCGGTTCTGTTTCGAGGGCTTCCTGCCGCGCAAGACGGGCGAGCGGCGTCGGCGGTTCGCCGACCTCGCCGACGAACGGCGCACGATGGTCTTCTTCGAGGCCCCGCACCGGCTGGCCGACTTCCTCACCGACGCGGCGGCCGTCCTCGGCGCCCAGCGACCGGCCGCTGTCTGCCGCGAGCTCACCAAGACGTACGAGGAGGTCGTCCGCGGACCGCTGACCGAGTTGGCGTCCTGGGCGGTCGAGGGGGCCCGGGGTGAGATCACCGTGGTCATCCAGGGGGCGGACGCTCCGGTCGTGGACCAGGCAGCTGCGGTCGCTCAGGTGCGGGCGCTGCACGAGCAGGGGATGCGGCTCAAGGACGCGGCCAAGGAAGTGGCCGCCCGGACCGGTCTGGGCGGCAACGACCTCTACCGGGCGGCCCTCGCGGCCGACGGTGACCAGTGA
- a CDS encoding TatD family hydrolase gives MRPVKDTPAPLPEALPAPVTDSHTHLDTTVDYTGLAVDDLVNRAGSVGVTRTVQVGCDVESSRWAVELAAREPSVVATVAIHPNDAARLVERSGRSALDEALREIEALAADPRADVVRGVGETGLDFYRTSAGRGRDAQHVAFAAHLAIAARYDRTVVVHDRDAHRPIVDVLDAEGVPDRLVMHCFSGDAADARVFLDRGAWLSFPGTVTFPANEALRGAFDVVPLDRLLVETDAPFLTPVPQRGWPNAGYLVPHIVRFLAERRGVPVDELCAVLVQNAHDAFGGPWQAWGDHSDPDL, from the coding sequence ATGCGCCCCGTGAAGGACACCCCGGCACCCCTGCCCGAGGCGCTCCCCGCGCCGGTCACCGATTCCCATACCCACCTCGACACGACGGTCGACTACACCGGCCTCGCCGTGGACGACCTGGTCAACCGCGCAGGATCTGTCGGCGTGACCCGTACGGTCCAGGTCGGCTGCGACGTGGAGAGTTCCCGCTGGGCCGTCGAGCTCGCCGCGCGGGAGCCCTCCGTGGTCGCCACCGTGGCGATCCACCCCAACGACGCCGCCCGGCTCGTCGAGAGGTCGGGCCGCTCCGCGCTCGACGAGGCGTTGCGCGAGATCGAGGCGCTGGCTGCCGACCCACGTGCCGACGTCGTCCGCGGCGTGGGGGAGACGGGGCTGGACTTCTACCGGACCTCCGCGGGCCGCGGCCGGGACGCCCAGCACGTGGCCTTCGCCGCGCACCTGGCCATTGCCGCCCGGTATGACCGCACCGTCGTGGTGCACGACCGCGACGCCCACCGCCCGATCGTCGACGTCCTGGATGCCGAAGGCGTCCCGGACCGGCTGGTGATGCACTGCTTCTCCGGCGACGCCGCCGACGCCCGGGTCTTCCTCGACCGGGGCGCGTGGCTCTCGTTCCCCGGCACGGTCACCTTCCCGGCCAACGAGGCTCTGCGCGGTGCCTTCGACGTGGTGCCGCTGGACCGGTTGCTGGTCGAGACCGACGCACCCTTCCTCACTCCGGTGCCGCAGCGCGGGTGGCCCAACGCCGGCTATCTCGTCCCGCACATCGTCCGGTTCCTGGCCGAACGTCGCGGCGTACCCGTCGACGAGCTGTGTGCCGTCCTGGTGCAGAATGCCCACGACGCGTTCGGTGGGCCCTGGCAGGCCTGGGGCGATCACTCCGATCCGGACCTCTGA
- a CDS encoding PDR/VanB family oxidoreductase, translated as MSGHLHPGYRAGRRTLRIASRTALTEHITHFELVDPDGLPLRAYQPGSHLVVTAGGRRNAYSLVDDGVAPDAYRISVLRRGEGGGSDWLHDTLRPGDLVEVEGPRSMFAPAPDQRAVLLVAGGIGITPVLSHARARVRAGLPVELVYSYRPGRAAHLADVRALAARSGVRVHEAIGAARTVETLRERLADQPMGAHAYACGPLPLLATYERLAAEAGWPTARVHLERFTAPELEAGEPFTATVASTGQRLDVPAGVSLLDTLLAAGHDVRHQCRQGVCGECRLPVRATRLEHRDFVLTDDEKRAGDTMLPCVSRGDQIEVFL; from the coding sequence ATGAGCGGCCACCTCCACCCCGGCTACCGCGCCGGGCGGCGTACGCTCCGGATCGCCTCCCGCACCGCCCTGACCGAGCACATCACCCACTTCGAGCTCGTCGACCCCGACGGCCTCCCACTGCGGGCCTACCAGCCGGGCAGCCACCTCGTCGTCACCGCCGGCGGCCGGCGCAACGCCTACTCGCTGGTCGACGACGGGGTCGCTCCGGACGCCTACCGCATCTCCGTCCTGCGACGCGGTGAGGGCGGCGGCTCGGACTGGCTGCACGACACGCTGCGGCCCGGCGACCTGGTCGAGGTGGAGGGCCCGCGCTCGATGTTCGCCCCGGCGCCGGACCAGCGCGCGGTCCTGCTCGTCGCCGGCGGCATCGGCATCACCCCGGTCCTCTCCCACGCCCGAGCCAGGGTCCGGGCCGGCCTGCCGGTGGAGCTGGTGTATTCCTACCGGCCCGGACGAGCCGCGCACCTCGCCGACGTCCGTGCCCTGGCCGCACGATCCGGCGTCCGCGTCCATGAGGCCATCGGGGCGGCGCGGACCGTCGAGACGCTGCGCGAGCGGCTCGCCGACCAGCCGATGGGGGCCCACGCGTACGCCTGCGGCCCGCTCCCGCTCCTGGCGACGTACGAACGCCTCGCCGCCGAAGCGGGCTGGCCGACGGCCCGGGTCCATCTCGAGCGCTTCACGGCCCCCGAGCTCGAGGCCGGCGAGCCGTTCACCGCAACGGTCGCCTCGACCGGGCAGCGGCTCGACGTGCCGGCCGGGGTGTCCTTGCTGGACACCCTTCTCGCGGCCGGCCACGACGTCCGCCACCAGTGCCGGCAGGGCGTGTGCGGCGAGTGCCGCCTACCGGTGCGGGCGACCCGACTCGAGCACCGGGACTTCGTGCTCACGGATGACGAGAAGCGGGCGGGCGACACCATGCTCCCCTGCGTCTCACGCGGCGACCAGATCGAGGTGTTCCTGTGA
- a CDS encoding resuscitation-promoting factor, whose product MQKKTIAVIATGTVLTLGLGTVGINEAMAKTVTVSLDGTPTQFRTYAGTVGQALSAKGITLSDHDVVAPSADAALTEGEQISVQYARPVTVTIDGQARTIWTTATSVEQVLAMLQLTDGNALVSTSRSSAIGRDGLSFSVETPKHVEIDVDDKSLQVVSTTRTIDDLLKEQQISLGDGDKVDPGMTTVLTDGLKVTITRAPKPAPQPVATPKPAPKPAAAPAPAPAPKPTATTSTKSSTSSSTSSSSSTSSTVWDKIAQCESGGNWSINTGNGYYGGLQFNLTTWRAYGGSGLPSDASKAEQIAIATKVQAAQGWGAWPVCSAKAGV is encoded by the coding sequence GTGCAAAAGAAGACCATCGCCGTCATCGCGACCGGCACCGTGCTGACCCTCGGGCTGGGAACGGTCGGCATCAACGAGGCCATGGCCAAGACCGTGACGGTCTCCCTGGACGGGACGCCGACACAGTTCCGGACGTACGCCGGGACCGTCGGCCAGGCGCTGTCCGCCAAGGGCATCACCCTCAGCGACCACGACGTCGTCGCCCCCTCCGCCGATGCGGCGCTGACCGAGGGCGAGCAGATCTCGGTGCAGTACGCCCGCCCCGTGACCGTCACCATCGACGGCCAGGCGCGCACCATCTGGACCACCGCCACCTCGGTCGAGCAGGTCCTCGCCATGCTGCAGCTCACCGACGGGAACGCGCTGGTCTCCACCAGCCGCTCCAGCGCGATCGGCCGCGACGGACTGTCCTTCAGCGTCGAGACCCCCAAGCACGTCGAGATCGACGTCGACGACAAGTCCCTGCAGGTCGTCTCCACCACGCGCACGATCGACGACCTGCTCAAGGAGCAGCAGATCAGCCTCGGCGACGGCGACAAGGTCGACCCCGGGATGACCACGGTGCTGACCGACGGACTCAAGGTCACGATCACCCGGGCGCCCAAGCCCGCCCCGCAGCCGGTGGCCACCCCCAAGCCGGCGCCCAAGCCCGCAGCGGCCCCCGCGCCGGCACCCGCGCCCAAGCCCACGGCCACCACCAGCACCAAGTCGAGCACCAGCAGCTCGACCTCGTCGAGCAGCTCGACCTCCAGCACCGTCTGGGACAAGATCGCCCAGTGCGAGTCCGGCGGCAACTGGTCGATCAACACCGGCAACGGCTACTACGGCGGCCTGCAGTTCAACCTCACCACCTGGCGCGCCTACGGCGGGTCCGGCCTGCCGAGCGACGCCAGCAAGGCCGAGCAGATCGCCATCGCTACCAAGGTGCAGGCGGCCCAGGGTTGGGGCGCCTGGCCGGTGTGCTCGGCGAAGGCCGGCGTCTGA
- the cysE gene encoding serine O-acetyltransferase — protein sequence MTDHIWQRVREEVARDAAQEPALASFLHSVVLGHPDLESSLAHILASKLNSTTLTELTLFDMIKAALDAEPGIGIAVREDLAAVLSRDPATRGYSQPLLYFKGFHALQAHRIAHWYWIHDRQALALYLQSRTSEAFAVDIHPGARIGKGILFDHATSIVIGETAVIEDDFSMLHEVTLGGTGKVGGDRHPKIGRGVMIGAGAKVLGNIKVGEGAKIGAGSVVLSDVPAFTTVAGVPARPVSYPAHAHPALDLEQELIESERRERQNAWGAGPA from the coding sequence ATGACCGATCACATCTGGCAGCGGGTCCGTGAAGAGGTGGCGCGCGACGCGGCCCAGGAACCGGCTCTGGCGAGCTTCCTGCATTCCGTCGTGCTGGGCCACCCCGACCTTGAGTCGTCGCTCGCCCACATCCTGGCGAGCAAGCTGAACAGCACCACGCTCACCGAGCTGACCCTGTTCGACATGATCAAGGCCGCGCTGGACGCGGAGCCGGGGATCGGGATCGCCGTGCGCGAGGACCTGGCCGCGGTGCTCTCCCGCGACCCGGCAACGCGCGGGTACTCGCAGCCGCTGCTCTACTTCAAGGGCTTCCACGCCCTGCAGGCGCACCGCATCGCCCATTGGTACTGGATCCACGATCGTCAGGCGCTGGCGCTCTACCTGCAGAGCCGCACCTCCGAGGCGTTCGCCGTCGACATCCACCCGGGCGCTCGGATCGGCAAGGGCATCCTCTTCGACCACGCCACCAGCATCGTGATCGGCGAGACCGCGGTCATCGAGGACGACTTCTCGATGCTGCACGAGGTCACCCTGGGCGGCACCGGCAAGGTCGGTGGCGATCGGCACCCGAAGATCGGGCGTGGCGTGATGATCGGGGCCGGCGCGAAGGTGCTCGGCAACATCAAGGTCGGCGAGGGCGCCAAGATCGGTGCCGGCAGTGTCGTGCTGTCCGACGTGCCCGCGTTCACCACAGTCGCCGGGGTCCCGGCCCGCCCGGTGAGCTACCCGGCCCACGCGCATCCGGCCCTCGACCTCGAGCAGGAGCTGATCGAGTCCGAGCGCCGCGAGCGGCAGAACGCCTGGGGCGCCGGCCCGGCCTGA
- a CDS encoding NAD(P)/FAD-dependent oxidoreductase: MPAAEHPLMTTPPWGTSSRTCGPVDDVSCDVLIVGAGIVGLTTALAATRAGASVVVVDAARIGAGTSASTPGVASILHGVSCQVIEETHGSDAVMRYVAELERALDFIGHEAAAGGVPTRTLPSHAVVEDAHQAHQLQRERFAMRAAGVDPRTDDKPGLPFATRPSIRVDGALALQPRQYAEALGRAVVAGGGLIHEGSRLARLVPGAPIQAHFTGRDEAGVEHVAVVRAGSVLLATGVPEPDFGLVGPRLLPTTVHALAGHGYDLDAAYRLIDDPERPYVLRPGFRPGQVVVAGRAHVAGRGDRPAAEELGAWVASHLPDLEITHRWQYDCYRSYDGLPLVGEVGLRSNGIHVATGFGDDHMAAATAGALQIADHMVGSGTRLPWSPVHPRGSVAGQARGLARIGAARVRSRFRRD, translated from the coding sequence ATGCCTGCCGCCGAACACCCGCTGATGACCACGCCGCCGTGGGGGACCAGCTCCCGGACCTGTGGACCGGTGGATGACGTCAGTTGTGACGTGCTGATCGTTGGGGCGGGCATCGTCGGTCTCACCACGGCGCTGGCCGCCACGCGTGCGGGGGCGAGCGTCGTGGTGGTCGACGCCGCGCGGATCGGTGCCGGCACCAGTGCCTCCACGCCGGGGGTCGCCTCGATCCTGCACGGTGTCTCCTGCCAGGTGATCGAGGAGACCCACGGCAGTGACGCCGTCATGAGGTACGTGGCGGAGCTCGAACGGGCCCTGGACTTCATCGGCCACGAGGCCGCCGCCGGAGGCGTGCCCACCCGGACGCTGCCCAGTCACGCCGTCGTCGAGGACGCCCACCAGGCCCACCAGTTGCAGCGGGAGCGGTTCGCGATGCGGGCCGCCGGTGTCGACCCACGGACTGACGACAAACCCGGCCTGCCCTTCGCCACCCGGCCGTCGATCCGGGTCGACGGCGCGCTGGCGCTCCAACCCCGCCAGTACGCCGAGGCACTCGGCCGCGCCGTGGTCGCCGGCGGAGGTCTCATCCACGAGGGCAGCCGGCTGGCCCGATTGGTCCCCGGCGCCCCGATCCAGGCCCACTTCACCGGCCGCGACGAGGCCGGTGTGGAGCACGTCGCGGTGGTCCGGGCCGGCTCCGTCCTGCTCGCCACCGGTGTGCCGGAGCCCGACTTCGGGCTCGTCGGCCCGCGGCTGCTCCCGACCACGGTGCACGCCCTGGCCGGTCACGGCTACGACCTCGACGCGGCCTATCGGCTGATCGACGACCCGGAGCGACCGTACGTGCTGCGGCCGGGGTTCCGGCCCGGCCAGGTCGTCGTGGCCGGGAGGGCCCACGTCGCGGGCCGGGGCGACCGGCCGGCGGCGGAGGAGCTCGGGGCCTGGGTGGCGTCGCACCTGCCGGACCTGGAGATCACCCACCGGTGGCAGTACGACTGCTATCGCAGCTACGACGGGCTGCCCCTGGTCGGTGAGGTCGGCCTACGCAGCAACGGCATCCATGTCGCCACCGGCTTCGGGGACGACCACATGGCCGCCGCCACCGCGGGCGCCCTGCAGATCGCCGACCACATGGTGGGGTCGGGCACGCGCCTGCCCTGGAGTCCGGTCCATCCCCGCGGCTCGGTCGCCGGCCAGGCCCGTGGCCTGGCCCGCATCGGTGCGGCACGGGTGCGCAGCCGGTTCCGCCGCGACTGA
- a CDS encoding heme-dependent oxidative N-demethylase family protein: MTLPSTDLAVELFLTQPIDHLANLPWPFPDDLDAFRYTVNVEPARVPRRTRGGEWGRHLVDLGGAEYPAIMADRRRILDADPGRVQVRPGMALACWDLLLYYLRDLALTYPDLMELDEVGEHLHWRNHVLGTDQRFVLGDATTLPYDPLEFLAREVPDDLLLVVERDGRLCFDAGAVTFAAAWAVSFDVGMDIYEIHGPVPRLTGEGITARAEQFLKRLPADQVYRRVNWTLSASDSRTLDVSLEELPAWGRDIPALIRDGAVDATAWGRVQLRIELEHFVRLPMTGAVTFNIRTFMASLDELRAVPAWCEQLATIIEELPADLAEYKGFLDHRDDVVAFLRTADLHTANLPAASPSPHDRTD; this comes from the coding sequence GTGACCCTTCCCTCCACCGACCTCGCGGTCGAACTCTTCCTCACCCAACCGATCGACCACCTCGCCAACCTGCCCTGGCCGTTCCCCGACGACCTCGACGCCTTCCGGTACACGGTCAACGTCGAGCCCGCCCGCGTGCCGCGGCGCACGCGCGGCGGCGAATGGGGACGCCACCTGGTGGATCTCGGCGGTGCCGAGTATCCGGCGATCATGGCCGACCGACGCCGCATCCTCGACGCCGACCCCGGCCGGGTCCAGGTGCGCCCCGGCATGGCCCTGGCCTGCTGGGACCTGCTCCTCTACTACCTGCGCGACCTCGCCCTCACCTACCCGGACCTGATGGAACTCGACGAGGTGGGCGAACACCTCCACTGGCGCAACCACGTCCTCGGCACCGACCAGCGCTTCGTCCTCGGCGACGCCACGACGCTGCCGTACGACCCGCTGGAGTTCCTCGCCCGCGAAGTGCCGGACGACCTGCTGCTCGTGGTCGAGCGCGACGGGCGACTCTGCTTCGACGCGGGGGCGGTGACCTTCGCGGCCGCCTGGGCCGTCAGCTTCGACGTGGGCATGGACATCTACGAGATCCATGGCCCGGTACCGCGCCTGACCGGTGAAGGCATCACCGCACGGGCCGAGCAGTTCCTCAAGCGGCTGCCCGCCGACCAGGTCTACCGGCGGGTCAACTGGACCCTGTCGGCCTCCGACTCCCGCACGCTGGACGTCAGCCTCGAGGAGCTGCCCGCCTGGGGCCGCGACATCCCCGCCCTGATCCGGGACGGGGCCGTCGATGCGACGGCCTGGGGCCGGGTCCAGCTGCGGATCGAGCTCGAGCACTTCGTCCGCCTGCCGATGACCGGCGCGGTGACCTTCAACATCCGCACCTTCATGGCCTCCCTCGACGAGCTCCGCGCCGTGCCCGCATGGTGCGAGCAGCTCGCCACGATCATCGAGGAACTGCCCGCCGACCTCGCGGAGTACAAGGGCTTCCTCGACCACCGCGACGACGTCGTGGCCTTCCTGCGCACCGCCGACCTGCACACCGCCAACCTGCCCGCCGCCTCCCCTTCACCCCACGACAGGACGGACTGA